From a region of the Clostridia bacterium genome:
- the pglZ gene encoding BREX-1 system phosphatase PglZ type B encodes MRTRGETPETVLEALVSALRACDTAPDGMVRPAAILWTDPKRQWLPLKSVLLQRLPELIVLGDYDLASRTGPAIWIRCVVERTLENPKLPQDRAPIVYLPGVARQDLRAGEDCPAALRPLVELMYRGTLWLQRSGHDWTVTAFLTSPQGLELDLARDQDTLEALTRALREVAETPLARLRGRRLEAEDFDRLLSSDVVRDLLRWMSEPATAKEQMGPQRWAAFCNQCRAQFGLDPGKDGEIAAGERLGRGEGPWADVWERFAEAPRAYPGIPNLLRRSKPQELFLERSRWPNFNEEDEDAARSALAGLQGLSHAEACQKVLELEQQHAERRRWVWSRLGLSPMAAVLEPLARLAGAARSALGGSTPGEIAEAYMEGPWEADATSWEAMALAPAADEALVRNAVRVLLQPWLDESARAFQRAVASHPLPGKGEQEPAVAKPGMCLLFADGLRYDVGRRLAERLEERGCRVRIGWRWAALPTVTATAKPAVTPCADVLFGDQLPEDFTPSFFESGKPADTATLRAAIEAGGYHVLDSEHDECPGGEALGWGEAGALDRRGHDLGEELARHIEPEIERLVERIMRLFDAGWTSVRVVTDHGWLLVPGGLPKVDLPKHLTVTRWKRCAVVAGESQVDALSMPWHWNATERFATAPGIACFNASPSYAHGGISVQECLIPDMLVERGGGITPRAEIRSVTWRRMRCFVEAESAGGTVIADLRLEQANGRSVVASAKPLDHDGTTSLVVNDDYEDSNLVLVLVDQDGNVLAQRKTKVGVSS; translated from the coding sequence GTGAGGACGCGCGGTGAGACACCGGAGACGGTTTTGGAGGCGCTCGTTTCCGCCCTGCGTGCCTGTGACACTGCCCCCGACGGCATGGTGCGCCCGGCGGCGATCCTCTGGACGGACCCCAAGCGACAGTGGCTACCGTTGAAGTCCGTACTGTTGCAGCGGTTGCCGGAGCTGATTGTTTTGGGAGACTATGACCTGGCCTCCCGCACCGGCCCGGCGATCTGGATCCGCTGTGTGGTTGAACGTACCTTGGAGAATCCGAAGCTTCCTCAGGACCGGGCTCCGATCGTTTACCTGCCGGGGGTGGCGAGACAGGACTTGCGGGCAGGCGAGGACTGCCCGGCGGCACTGAGGCCCCTGGTCGAGTTAATGTACCGGGGAACGTTGTGGTTGCAGCGCAGCGGTCACGACTGGACGGTGACAGCATTTCTGACTTCGCCCCAGGGGCTCGAACTTGATCTGGCCAGGGACCAGGACACGCTTGAGGCACTGACGCGAGCGCTGCGTGAAGTTGCGGAGACGCCCTTGGCGCGACTTCGCGGCCGGCGGCTCGAAGCCGAGGACTTCGACCGGCTGCTGTCCAGTGATGTGGTGCGCGATTTATTGCGCTGGATGAGCGAGCCGGCAACAGCAAAGGAACAGATGGGCCCCCAGCGCTGGGCAGCCTTCTGCAACCAATGCCGGGCGCAATTCGGTTTGGATCCCGGGAAAGACGGCGAAATCGCCGCCGGTGAACGGCTGGGCCGGGGTGAAGGGCCGTGGGCGGATGTGTGGGAGCGGTTCGCAGAAGCTCCGCGCGCGTACCCCGGCATTCCCAATCTACTGCGCCGGTCGAAGCCACAAGAGCTTTTTCTCGAGCGATCACGATGGCCCAATTTCAATGAAGAGGATGAAGACGCTGCGCGGAGCGCGCTGGCTGGTCTACAAGGACTTTCACATGCAGAGGCATGCCAGAAGGTACTCGAACTTGAGCAGCAGCATGCTGAACGCCGGCGATGGGTCTGGTCACGACTTGGCTTATCGCCGATGGCTGCGGTACTGGAACCCCTGGCGCGGCTCGCCGGAGCGGCTCGATCCGCTCTTGGGGGCAGTACGCCTGGTGAGATCGCGGAAGCTTACATGGAAGGTCCCTGGGAGGCGGACGCGACTTCTTGGGAAGCGATGGCCCTTGCTCCAGCCGCCGATGAGGCCCTCGTAAGAAATGCTGTGCGGGTATTGCTCCAACCCTGGCTGGACGAGTCGGCCCGTGCGTTCCAGCGAGCAGTCGCATCGCATCCCCTCCCCGGGAAGGGGGAACAAGAACCTGCCGTCGCGAAGCCCGGGATGTGTCTGTTGTTCGCCGATGGCTTGCGTTATGATGTTGGGCGGAGGCTTGCCGAACGGCTGGAGGAGCGTGGTTGCCGTGTCCGCATTGGGTGGCGGTGGGCAGCGTTACCAACGGTGACAGCCACGGCGAAGCCCGCCGTCACCCCTTGCGCTGACGTTCTTTTCGGCGACCAACTTCCAGAAGACTTTACACCAAGTTTTTTTGAGAGCGGCAAGCCGGCAGATACGGCAACGCTTAGAGCCGCGATCGAGGCAGGTGGATATCACGTACTAGACAGCGAACACGATGAGTGCCCCGGCGGCGAAGCATTAGGTTGGGGCGAGGCGGGTGCGCTCGACCGACGCGGGCATGACCTCGGTGAAGAGCTGGCCCGGCATATCGAGCCGGAGATTGAGCGCCTGGTCGAACGGATCATGAGATTGTTCGATGCCGGTTGGACGTCGGTGCGCGTGGTGACCGACCACGGCTGGCTCCTGGTGCCGGGTGGACTGCCGAAAGTAGACCTGCCAAAGCACTTGACGGTCACCCGCTGGAAACGGTGTGCCGTCGTTGCAGGTGAGTCACAGGTCGACGCGTTGAGTATGCCCTGGCACTGGAACGCAACCGAGCGTTTCGCAACCGCTCCTGGGATTGCCTGCTTTAACGCTTCGCCGAGCTATGCGCACGGCGGAATTAGCGTCCAGGAATGTCTCATTCCCGATATGCTCGTCGAGCGCGGGGGCGGAATTACACCCCGGGCAGAAATCCGTTCGGTGACTTGGCGCCGGATGCGCTGCTTTGTTGAGGCGGAAAGCGCAGGGGGTACGGTGATTGCCGATCTCCGCCTGGAGCAGGCAAACGGGAGGTCAGTAGTCGCGTCCGCCAAACCTCTTGATCATGACGGCACGACCAGCCTGGTTGTCAATGACGATTACGAAGATAGTAACCTGGTCCTGGTCCTCGTGGATCAGGACGGAAACGTTCTCGCTCAGAGAAAGACTAAGGTGGGAGTTTCATCATGA
- the brxL gene encoding BREX system Lon protease-like protein BrxL, translating into MIGTVELDHLDKIAASVFEGYLVRKDLVRKYARQYPVPTYVVEFLLGRYCASTKAEEIQEGLEIVEKQLKGRTVRTGEEELFKARAREQGSVKLIDIVKAKLDARHDCYVAELPSLVLRDVQISDSLVNENERMLTDGFYAEITLEYDPLVAQEKNGRPFRIAALRPIQMSSPNVLDVLARGRTKFTTGEWRDFLIRSIGLEPAVLSERAKMVAMLRMVPFVERNYNFVELGPRGTGKSHLFQQISPYSHLISGGKATVAKMFVNMANGQRGLVCQYDVVCFDEISGISFDQKDGVNIMKGYMASGEFSRGKDSIRAEGGIVMVGNYDVDVNQQQRVGHLLSPLPGEMRDDTAFHDRIHAFAPGWEFPKLNPNEHLTNHFGLVSDFLSECWHRLRETSRVSALQNRVFWGGALSGRDIEAVNKTVSGLVKLLFPDPEMPIPDDDLEWIVRLALESRRRVKEQQKRCLKSEFRNTHFSYTLGVEGIEKFVATPELHSDEAIEGDPLPPGQVWAVGPGSGDSGPGLYRIEVTVGPGSGVRILNHPQPPAFRESVRVAEQNLYVRARELVGDRDPRSHEFSIQLRSFDPDKSGSGLGLPVLVALVGALLQRNTRGGTIIVGPLNLGGSIELLPNPVAIAELAVDKQATTLLMPISARRALNELPDELWTKISIEFYSDPSDAVFKGLTE; encoded by the coding sequence ATGATTGGCACTGTAGAACTAGACCACCTGGATAAGATTGCGGCGTCGGTTTTCGAAGGTTACCTCGTACGTAAGGACCTAGTGCGAAAGTATGCCCGACAATACCCGGTTCCGACCTATGTGGTCGAGTTCCTCCTGGGCCGGTACTGCGCGAGTACAAAGGCCGAGGAGATCCAAGAGGGGCTTGAGATTGTCGAGAAACAGCTCAAAGGCCGGACAGTCCGGACCGGCGAAGAAGAGCTGTTCAAGGCGAGGGCACGGGAGCAGGGTTCGGTCAAGCTGATCGACATCGTGAAGGCCAAGCTTGACGCGAGACACGACTGTTACGTAGCCGAGTTGCCGAGCCTGGTCCTGCGAGACGTTCAGATCAGCGACTCGCTCGTGAATGAGAATGAGAGGATGCTGACGGACGGGTTCTACGCCGAGATCACGCTTGAATACGACCCACTCGTTGCTCAAGAGAAAAACGGCCGCCCGTTCCGGATTGCGGCACTGCGGCCTATCCAGATGTCCAGTCCGAACGTTTTGGACGTATTGGCGAGGGGACGGACGAAGTTCACCACTGGCGAATGGCGCGACTTTCTCATTCGGTCAATCGGGCTGGAGCCAGCGGTTCTGAGCGAACGCGCCAAGATGGTCGCCATGCTCCGAATGGTGCCGTTTGTCGAGCGCAACTACAACTTCGTCGAGCTCGGACCGCGAGGTACCGGCAAAAGTCACCTGTTCCAGCAGATATCACCCTACTCTCACCTCATATCCGGTGGAAAGGCCACGGTGGCGAAGATGTTTGTAAACATGGCCAATGGCCAACGGGGCTTAGTCTGCCAGTATGACGTGGTCTGCTTCGACGAGATATCCGGTATCTCATTCGATCAGAAGGACGGCGTCAACATCATGAAAGGGTACATGGCCTCAGGCGAGTTTAGCCGTGGGAAGGATAGCATCCGGGCTGAGGGCGGGATAGTAATGGTTGGGAATTACGATGTGGATGTTAACCAGCAACAACGCGTCGGACATTTGCTGAGCCCGTTGCCGGGCGAGATGCGAGATGATACGGCGTTTCACGACCGGATCCATGCTTTCGCACCGGGATGGGAGTTTCCCAAGCTCAACCCGAACGAACACTTAACAAACCATTTCGGGCTTGTAAGCGACTTCCTGAGCGAGTGTTGGCACCGTCTGCGGGAAACAAGCCGTGTTTCAGCGCTGCAGAACCGCGTCTTTTGGGGCGGCGCGCTCAGCGGCCGTGATATCGAAGCCGTCAATAAAACTGTTAGCGGCTTGGTGAAGCTGCTCTTCCCCGACCCCGAGATGCCTATCCCTGATGATGATCTCGAATGGATCGTACGCCTGGCACTCGAGTCCCGCCGGCGTGTCAAGGAGCAGCAGAAGCGCTGTCTTAAAAGCGAATTTCGCAACACGCACTTCAGCTATACCCTCGGAGTCGAAGGAATCGAGAAGTTTGTGGCCACGCCCGAATTGCACAGCGATGAGGCTATTGAAGGCGACCCCTTGCCTCCCGGCCAAGTATGGGCGGTGGGGCCCGGGAGCGGTGACTCTGGCCCGGGCCTGTACCGCATTGAAGTGACCGTGGGGCCTGGAAGCGGCGTTCGCATCCTTAATCACCCACAGCCACCTGCCTTCCGCGAAAGCGTCAGGGTGGCCGAGCAAAACCTCTATGTACGGGCGAGAGAACTCGTCGGTGACCGGGATCCCCGGAGCCACGAGTTCTCTATCCAATTGCGCTCATTCGATCCGGACAAGAGCGGATCAGGCCTCGGCTTGCCGGTGCTCGTTGCTCTGGTCGGGGCACTGCTCCAGCGAAACACCCGCGGAGGGACCATAATTGTCGGGCCTCTCAATCTTGGCGGTTCGATCGAGTTGCTGCCCAACCCTGTTGCGATCGCAGAACTCGCCGTGGACAAACAGGCGACGACGTTGTTGATGCCGATTTCCGCACGCCGAGCGCTTAACGAGCTACCCGATGAACTGTGGACGAAGATTAGCATCGAGTTTTACAGCGACCCAAGCGACGCGGTGTTCAAGGGCCTAACCGAGTAG
- a CDS encoding AAA family ATPase has product MRLTRLALRNWRGFRGEVELNFDADITVIVGPNESGKSTLIEAAIRGLFDRHTAGGQAVEALQPWGSSLAPEVCVTFRTRDRYYRIRKRFLAQPSSQLSQLVNGQWQLIAEGDAADRRVLELIGGRMPGAGLSKSQHHGIIQALWVPQGSEELPSAWNREVTDTLEAVLGTATQTAETTALELRIREEHHQLLTEVRGDPRTGGELDRAISELRDTEERYREVREQRQRLEDKIQELARRQEEIREIEAGYLEATEGLKQSEEELKAAQEHMQLRLDLKNQVDRAERDYAALSRRVKAVKEAGEAIEAARKDKETLEACLKELEREIAAEKSAREQLVRALEGKRTERRGVGKEAGTLRDILRAREVKGQIEGLCRDLQSAEATLAEIGKIEETLAASVCPGEENVRRARELDRKVREGEAILQAQGLTVEFAAKQQVALRLALDDRHAETVTLDKDLPHRFHAGTRLEVELPDLISFTITSGSEQARQALEELESNRESLRQLLARFGVTSPDELEEKHRERQNYQNRIHNLRARLEGLRHGGNPEQLRQEISSLKGELAVLEERLESAPARPEWEGRASEYLREVLASLEQRLKELDEAIADLEEKASAQRIDDLSEELSGVRAEISGLAQVVQQKQEELTRLRAEDGFESDAARDKALSQAAAELEKKRRAYEVLEGEKEEKEDQPRKRHEALKRQVETLQEQLNRANVEAAKIQGALVDAGGLDLYQKEGNLEAELNCLRQRVERLNRDAQAWRLLDNLVADHKNAQLQVLVTPVKRQVDAWLSRVTGTAYAGVEFSEELIPVRVRALPWEVRVPLQELSYGTREQLNVLVRLAIGWVISEREPQVVVLDDRLVNTDAGRLREFRFILQEASQRVQLILLTCHPARYSGITRNLIDLASVASKAVPLRGSAG; this is encoded by the coding sequence GTGAGGCTCACCAGGCTTGCTCTGAGAAACTGGCGGGGTTTCAGGGGCGAAGTAGAGCTCAACTTCGACGCCGACATCACCGTAATCGTCGGCCCCAACGAGTCCGGCAAATCGACCCTGATAGAAGCCGCCATCCGGGGCCTGTTCGACAGGCACACCGCGGGCGGGCAGGCGGTCGAAGCCCTGCAGCCCTGGGGCAGCAGCCTGGCGCCCGAGGTATGCGTCACTTTTAGGACCCGTGACCGATACTACCGGATCCGCAAGCGGTTCCTGGCCCAACCTTCCAGCCAGCTGTCGCAGCTGGTAAACGGACAGTGGCAGCTGATTGCCGAAGGCGACGCGGCCGACCGCAGGGTACTGGAACTGATCGGCGGAAGAATGCCCGGCGCCGGGCTCAGCAAATCGCAGCACCACGGCATCATTCAGGCTCTGTGGGTTCCCCAAGGCAGTGAAGAGCTTCCCTCGGCCTGGAACCGCGAAGTCACCGACACCCTCGAGGCCGTCCTGGGAACGGCGACCCAGACGGCGGAGACGACCGCTCTTGAGCTCCGCATCCGCGAGGAGCACCACCAGCTCCTCACCGAGGTTAGGGGAGATCCCAGGACGGGCGGGGAACTGGACAGAGCCATAAGCGAGCTCCGGGATACGGAGGAACGCTACCGGGAGGTAAGGGAGCAGCGGCAGAGACTGGAAGATAAAATCCAGGAGCTTGCCAGGCGGCAGGAGGAGATCCGGGAGATAGAGGCCGGCTACCTGGAGGCTACTGAGGGCCTCAAGCAATCGGAAGAAGAACTCAAGGCAGCTCAGGAGCACATGCAGCTGCGGCTGGACCTCAAAAACCAGGTCGACCGCGCCGAAAGGGACTATGCCGCCCTTTCCAGGCGGGTAAAGGCCGTAAAGGAGGCCGGCGAGGCCATCGAGGCAGCCCGGAAGGATAAAGAAACCCTTGAAGCCTGCTTAAAGGAACTGGAAAGGGAGATTGCGGCGGAAAAGTCCGCCCGGGAGCAATTGGTAAGGGCCCTGGAAGGCAAGCGAACCGAACGCCGGGGAGTGGGGAAGGAAGCCGGCACGTTGCGCGATATCCTCCGCGCGCGCGAGGTAAAGGGCCAGATTGAGGGCCTGTGCAGGGATCTCCAAAGTGCCGAAGCTACCCTGGCTGAGATCGGCAAGATCGAGGAGACTCTGGCTGCCTCGGTATGCCCCGGCGAGGAAAACGTGCGACGGGCGCGCGAACTGGATAGAAAGGTGCGGGAAGGGGAGGCGATCCTGCAGGCCCAGGGCCTGACCGTGGAATTCGCTGCCAAACAGCAGGTAGCCTTACGGCTTGCCCTGGACGATCGCCATGCGGAAACGGTCACCCTGGATAAAGACCTGCCGCACCGTTTCCACGCGGGAACGAGGCTGGAGGTAGAGCTGCCCGATCTGATAAGTTTCACCATCACCAGCGGAAGCGAGCAGGCGCGGCAGGCACTGGAGGAGCTGGAGAGTAACCGCGAGAGTCTCAGGCAGCTGCTGGCCCGGTTTGGCGTCACCAGTCCGGACGAACTGGAAGAAAAACACCGGGAGCGCCAGAACTACCAGAACCGCATCCATAACCTCAGGGCGCGTCTGGAGGGCTTGCGTCACGGGGGGAACCCTGAGCAGCTACGCCAGGAGATTTCCAGTCTGAAGGGCGAACTGGCGGTCCTGGAAGAGCGGCTGGAGTCAGCCCCGGCAAGACCGGAATGGGAAGGCCGGGCTTCCGAATACCTGCGCGAGGTCCTGGCTTCGCTTGAACAGCGGCTGAAAGAACTGGACGAAGCCATCGCGGACCTGGAAGAGAAGGCCTCGGCGCAGAGAATTGACGACCTGAGCGAGGAGCTCAGCGGGGTAAGGGCGGAGATCTCCGGTCTGGCCCAGGTCGTGCAGCAAAAGCAGGAGGAACTGACCCGGCTCAGGGCCGAAGACGGCTTCGAATCGGATGCGGCCCGGGATAAAGCTCTCTCGCAGGCTGCCGCCGAGCTGGAGAAAAAGCGAAGGGCTTACGAAGTCCTTGAAGGGGAGAAAGAAGAAAAGGAAGATCAGCCCAGGAAGCGGCACGAGGCCCTTAAGAGGCAGGTTGAGACCCTCCAGGAGCAGCTGAACAGGGCGAACGTGGAGGCCGCCAAGATCCAGGGGGCCCTGGTGGATGCCGGCGGTCTCGACTTATACCAGAAGGAAGGCAACCTAGAGGCGGAACTCAACTGCCTCAGGCAGAGAGTGGAACGCCTCAACCGGGACGCGCAGGCATGGAGGCTTTTGGACAACCTGGTTGCCGACCACAAGAATGCGCAGCTTCAGGTTCTGGTGACGCCGGTCAAGCGGCAGGTAGATGCCTGGCTCAGCCGCGTTACCGGCACCGCGTACGCGGGGGTTGAATTCTCGGAGGAGCTCATTCCGGTACGGGTGAGAGCCCTTCCCTGGGAGGTTCGCGTCCCCCTGCAGGAGCTTTCGTACGGCACGCGGGAGCAGCTGAATGTGCTGGTGCGTCTTGCCATCGGCTGGGTAATATCCGAGCGCGAGCCCCAGGTGGTGGTCCTTGACGACCGTCTGGTAAACACCGACGCCGGACGGCTTCGCGAATTCCGTTTCATACTCCAAGAAGCCTCACAGAGGGTTCAGCTGATTCTCCTCACCTGCCATCCGGCGAGGTATTCGGGAATAACCCGGAACCTTATCGATCTGGCGTCGGTTGCCTCAAAGGCGGTCCCGTTGAGGGGCAGCGCCGGCTAG